The bacterium genome window below encodes:
- the fabF gene encoding beta-ketoacyl-ACP synthase II, giving the protein MEHRVVITGLGVISPIGNSVSLFFSSLINGQSGIEEIKSFDTTGYSTRIGGEIKGFNPDGILSEKEKKRFSLFIQYGLSATQEAIIDSGISLFQEDLRRIGVLVGSGIGGLDVLEREHSVLLKDGSRKISPFLIPMIIIDMASGVISIKFGFSGPNLAIATACATSTHAIGEGYRLIQYGAADVMVAGGCEGAITPLGLAGFCAARALSTRNNEPQKASRPFDRERDGFVMSNGAGILILEEENHARKRGANIYCEIVGYGMSADAYHITAPKEDGSGASLCMENALADANISPDKISCINAHGTSTKLNDKAETLAIKDVFGDFAYKIPITANKSMTGHLLGGAGAIEAIASCLTIKNNIIPPTINYEYKDPDCDLDYVPNIAREAKIDYVLSNSFGFGGHNASLIFKRYE; this is encoded by the coding sequence GTGGAACATAGGGTTGTTATAACCGGGCTTGGTGTGATAAGCCCTATTGGAAATTCTGTTTCTCTATTCTTTTCTTCTCTTATTAATGGACAATCTGGAATAGAAGAGATAAAAAGCTTTGATACAACAGGCTATTCAACAAGGATTGGAGGGGAAATAAAGGGTTTTAATCCAGATGGAATTCTCTCTGAAAAAGAAAAGAAAAGGTTCTCTTTATTCATCCAGTATGGGCTATCTGCTACGCAAGAAGCCATTATAGATTCGGGCATTTCTCTTTTTCAAGAGGATTTAAGAAGGATTGGTGTCCTGGTTGGCTCTGGAATTGGAGGCCTTGATGTATTAGAAAGGGAGCATAGCGTTTTGCTCAAAGATGGTTCAAGGAAGATCTCACCTTTCCTTATTCCAATGATAATAATAGATATGGCATCTGGTGTTATTTCAATAAAATTTGGCTTTTCTGGTCCAAATCTAGCAATAGCCACAGCTTGTGCAACATCTACCCATGCAATTGGTGAGGGATATAGGCTAATTCAATATGGGGCAGCTGATGTTATGGTTGCGGGTGGATGCGAAGGAGCCATTACACCACTTGGTCTTGCTGGATTTTGTGCTGCAAGGGCATTATCTACAAGGAATAATGAGCCACAAAAGGCATCCAGGCCATTTGATCGAGAAAGGGATGGTTTTGTAATGTCAAATGGTGCTGGAATTCTTATTTTAGAAGAGGAAAATCATGCAAGAAAAAGGGGTGCAAATATCTATTGTGAGATTGTAGGTTATGGAATGAGTGCAGATGCATACCATATTACAGCCCCAAAGGAAGATGGAAGTGGAGCATCACTATGTATGGAAAATGCCCTGGCTGATGCAAATATTTCTCCTGACAAAATTTCCTGTATAAATGCACATGGAACATCAACCAAATTGAATGATAAGGCAGAAACCCTGGCAATAAAAGATGTCTTTGGTGATTTTGCTTATAAAATTCCCATAACCGCAAATAAGTCTATGACAGGCCATTTATTGGGAGGAGCAGGTGCAATTGAGGCTATTGCCTCTTGCCTTACTATAAAGAACAATATAATTCCTCCCACAATAAACTATGAATATAAAGACCCCGATTGCGACCTTGATTATGTTCCGAATATTGCAAGGGAGGCAAAGATAGATTATGTTCTTTCCAATTCATTCGGCTTTGGCGGACACAATGCCTCTCTTATATTTAAAAGGTATGAATAA
- the bioA gene encoding adenosylmethionine--8-amino-7-oxononanoate transaminase gives MTKIQNFKSKIQNPPNMDLIEKDLKYIWHPYTQMKDCLNLPPILIERAEGVALYDISGNLYYDTIASWWCNVHGHCHPRIISAIKEQIEKLDHILFAHFTHKNAICLAERLISITPKCLTKIFFSDNGSTSIEVALKMSFQYWKNLGYKEKKAFLSLDLGYHGDTMGAMSLSGVFNRAFKDLFFSSYRAKSPYCYRCPRELSRESCNISCIDSMEKILEQKASKICGVIIEPLVLGAAGMIVYPKEYLEKVGSLCKKHNVHLILDEVATGFGRTGKMFACEYVNISPDFLCLSKGITSGWLPLGATLTTNEIYQAFYGEYKKTFFHGHTYTANPISTRVALESLKLFEEERTLERVGKIIPKFHKNLERFRELDIVGDVRYIGLIGAFELVKNKKTKKPFPPKERIGFEVYKEGLKNGLILRPLENVIYLFPPLSIKEDELNDILEKTYFLFSHLRF, from the coding sequence ATGACAAAAATCCAAAATTTCAAATCCAAAATTCAAAATCCTCCCAATATGGACTTAATTGAAAAAGACTTAAAATACATCTGGCATCCATATACCCAGATGAAAGATTGCCTCAATCTCCCTCCCATATTGATAGAAAGGGCAGAGGGTGTAGCCCTTTATGATATTTCTGGGAATCTCTATTATGATACAATTGCAAGCTGGTGGTGTAATGTTCATGGACATTGCCATCCTAGAATAATCTCTGCAATTAAAGAACAAATTGAAAAATTAGACCATATTTTATTTGCACACTTTACCCATAAAAATGCCATTTGCCTTGCTGAAAGGCTTATTTCAATTACCCCAAAATGCCTTACAAAGATCTTCTTTTCAGACAATGGCTCAACCTCAATTGAGGTAGCCCTTAAAATGTCATTCCAATATTGGAAGAATTTAGGCTATAAAGAGAAAAAAGCATTTTTATCACTTGATTTAGGATACCATGGAGATACAATGGGTGCAATGAGCCTCTCAGGTGTATTTAATCGTGCATTTAAAGACCTTTTCTTTAGCTCATACAGGGCAAAATCACCATATTGCTATAGATGTCCAAGGGAATTATCAAGGGAATCCTGCAATATTTCTTGTATTGACTCTATGGAAAAAATTCTGGAACAAAAAGCATCCAAAATATGCGGGGTAATTATTGAACCATTGGTATTGGGAGCAGCGGGAATGATTGTCTATCCAAAGGAATATTTAGAAAAAGTAGGCTCTCTTTGCAAAAAACACAATGTTCATCTCATTTTAGATGAGGTTGCCACAGGCTTTGGCAGGACAGGAAAGATGTTTGCTTGTGAATATGTCAATATTTCCCCTGATTTTCTTTGCCTTTCAAAGGGAATAACCTCTGGATGGCTTCCCTTAGGAGCAACCCTAACCACAAATGAAATTTATCAAGCATTCTATGGTGAATATAAAAAAACATTCTTTCATGGCCATACATACACAGCAAATCCTATATCAACGAGGGTTGCTCTAGAAAGCCTTAAGCTCTTTGAGGAAGAAAGGACATTAGAGAGGGTAGGAAAAATAATTCCAAAGTTTCACAAAAATTTAGAAAGGTTTAGAGAACTTGATATAGTTGGTGATGTCCGATATATTGGGCTAATCGGCGCTTTTGAGCTGGTAAAAAATAAGAAAACAAAAAAGCCATTTCCTCCTAAGGAAAGAATAGGCTTTGAGGTTTATAAAGAAGGGCTTAAAAATGGTCTTATCTTAAGACCACTGGAAAATGTAATCTATCTCTTTCCACCATTATCTATAAAAGAGGATGAACTTAATGATATTTTGGAGAAAACCTATTTTCTTTTTTCCCATTTAAGGTTTTAG
- the acpP gene encoding acyl carrier protein: protein MENEIFERVKKIIIDQLGVQESQVNMEASFVDDLGTDSLDTVELVMALEDEFGLEIPDEDAEKIRTIGDTVRYIKEKKGGT from the coding sequence ATGGAAAACGAGATATTTGAGAGGGTAAAAAAGATAATCATTGATCAACTAGGGGTGCAGGAATCCCAGGTTAATATGGAAGCCTCGTTTGTAGATGACCTCGGAACAGACAGCCTTGATACGGTTGAGCTTGTAATGGCACTAGAGGATGAATTTGGCCTTGAGATTCCCGATGAGGATGCTGAGAAAATAAGGACCATTGGCGATACCGTCCGATATATTAAAGAGAAGAAAGGTGGAACATAG
- a CDS encoding FliM/FliN family flagellar motor switch protein, which translates to MENENAPTIHPVSFSTLKKEEILTGEGEITSFGDVPIEISVEIGRTKKYVRDVLSMKEGEILCLDKLLQEPFDVLANGKIVAKGQVVIVNNLIAIRITELVE; encoded by the coding sequence ATGGAAAATGAAAATGCACCAACCATACACCCTGTTTCTTTCTCTACCTTAAAAAAAGAAGAAATACTTACAGGGGAGGGAGAAATAACATCATTTGGCGATGTTCCTATTGAAATAAGCGTTGAGATTGGAAGGACAAAAAAATATGTAAGGGATGTATTGAGTATGAAGGAGGGCGAAATCCTTTGCCTTGATAAATTGTTACAAGAGCCATTTGATGTCCTTGCAAATGGGAAAATAGTAGCAAAAGGACAGGTTGTTATTGTAAATAACCTCATCGCAATCAGGATAACAGAATTGGTGGAATAA
- the rnc gene encoding ribonuclease III — protein MNKEKVIIEFQKNIGVFFKETPFLVKALTHSSYDRENNNERLCFLGDSVLNMVAASYLFEKYPEYSEGFLTKMKAGLVSRRQLANWANNIELGKFLFLSNGERKTGGRKKTSILAEAIEALVGAIFIDSGIENAKAFIMKHLESCKEESLDYKSLLQELVQKKNRTLPIYKLIEKSGMEHKPIFSVSVEVAGIIEKGIGRSKKSAEEDAARKALKIIEKSGSFAPLR, from the coding sequence ATGAATAAAGAAAAGGTTATTATAGAGTTTCAGAAAAATATTGGGGTTTTTTTTAAAGAGACCCCCTTTTTAGTAAAGGCACTTACACACAGTTCTTATGATAGAGAGAATAACAATGAAAGGCTATGCTTTCTGGGAGACAGCGTTTTAAATATGGTAGCTGCCTCCTATCTTTTTGAAAAATATCCAGAATATTCAGAGGGTTTTCTTACGAAGATGAAGGCAGGTTTGGTTAGCAGGAGACAACTTGCAAATTGGGCAAATAATATTGAGCTAGGAAAATTTCTATTTTTAAGTAATGGCGAGAGAAAAACAGGTGGAAGGAAGAAAACCTCTATATTGGCAGAGGCAATTGAGGCATTGGTTGGTGCTATTTTTATTGATTCTGGAATAGAAAATGCAAAGGCATTTATAATGAAGCATCTTGAGTCTTGCAAGGAGGAATCTTTGGATTATAAATCCCTTCTTCAGGAGCTTGTTCAAAAGAAAAATAGAACCCTTCCCATATATAAGCTTATTGAGAAATCGGGAATGGAGCATAAACCCATATTCAGTGTTTCTGTGGAGGTAGCTGGAATAATTGAGAAAGGCATTGGAAGAAGTAAGAAGAGCGCAGAAGAAGATGCGGCAAGAAAAGCATTAAAGATAATTGAGAAGTCGGGGAGTTTCGCTCCCCTCAGGTAA
- the acsC gene encoding acetyl-CoA decarbonylase/synthase complex subunit gamma, with protein MALSGIEIFKHLPKTNCKECGFPTCLAFAMQLASSKVEVSKCPYIKDETKAFLEESQAPPIRKVILGDNFAIGEESVFFRHEKTFVHPPGIAVLIKDREEESTWKKKIASFNTLKFERIGLILKANLLFLENSSNHKEKFLELVSYTMKESDGILCLSSENMDGLKEAIEITKERRPLLYSANQNNIDEIASISKEYNLPLVAKGDGLESLSPLTEKLISLGIRDIVLDSSPKTIKEAFYHNVFIRRQALISKFRPFGFPTITFPCRLTDNPMKEALYAATFIIKYGGIIVLSNLFAESLFPLLVLSLNIYTDPQRPMAIEEKIYEINGPDEKSPVCITTNFSLTYFIVQGEIEASKVPTHLMIMDTGGLSTLTSWSAGKFNGELIAAFVKRSKIEEKISHRRIIIPGYVAGIKGEIEEELKNWEVIVGPREASDIPIFLQKFNR; from the coding sequence ATGGCTTTATCAGGTATTGAAATATTTAAGCATCTTCCTAAAACAAATTGCAAGGAATGTGGCTTTCCAACCTGTCTTGCATTTGCAATGCAGCTTGCCTCTTCTAAGGTTGAGGTTTCTAAATGCCCATACATAAAAGATGAGACAAAGGCATTTCTGGAAGAAAGCCAGGCTCCACCTATAAGAAAGGTAATTCTTGGCGATAATTTTGCCATAGGAGAGGAGAGTGTATTCTTTCGCCATGAAAAGACATTTGTCCATCCACCAGGAATTGCCGTTTTGATAAAGGATAGAGAAGAGGAAAGCACCTGGAAGAAAAAAATAGCCTCATTTAACACCCTAAAGTTTGAAAGAATAGGGCTTATCTTAAAAGCAAACCTTTTATTCCTTGAAAATTCATCAAACCATAAGGAAAAATTTTTAGAATTGGTCTCTTATACAATGAAAGAATCTGATGGCATTCTTTGTCTTTCCTCAGAGAATATGGACGGTCTGAAGGAAGCAATTGAAATCACGAAGGAAAGAAGGCCTCTCCTTTATTCTGCAAACCAAAACAATATAGATGAAATAGCATCTATTTCCAAGGAATATAACCTTCCCCTTGTGGCAAAGGGAGATGGTTTAGAAAGCCTCTCCCCTTTGACAGAAAAGCTCATTTCCCTTGGAATAAGGGATATTGTCCTTGACTCAAGCCCAAAGACAATAAAGGAGGCATTTTATCACAATGTATTTATAAGGAGGCAAGCCCTAATTTCAAAATTTAGGCCCTTTGGATTTCCAACGATTACCTTTCCCTGTAGATTAACAGATAACCCAATGAAAGAGGCATTATATGCAGCAACATTTATCATAAAATATGGGGGAATTATTGTCTTATCAAATCTTTTTGCAGAATCATTATTTCCCCTCCTTGTTTTATCTTTAAACATCTATACAGACCCCCAAAGACCAATGGCAATTGAGGAAAAAATCTATGAGATAAATGGCCCTGATGAGAAATCGCCTGTTTGTATTACCACAAATTTCTCCCTGACATACTTTATTGTCCAGGGTGAGATAGAGGCCTCAAAGGTTCCCACCCACCTTATGATTATGGACACCGGAGGCCTTTCAACCCTAACATCCTGGTCTGCAGGAAAATTTAATGGCGAGCTTATTGCAGCCTTTGTAAAGAGAAGCAAGATAGAGGAAAAAATTTCCCACCGAAGAATTATTATCCCAGGCTATGTTGCAGGAATAAAGGGCGAGATTGAGGAGGAATTGAAAAACTGGGAGGTGATTGTAGGTCCTAGAGAGGCATCGGACATCCCCATTTTTCTTCAGAAATTCAATCGCTAA